CTTGCGGCAGGAATTTTCTCCGTGGCGATTGCCACCATCCTTGGTGTTCCGCTTGGCATCCTCTCCGGTTATTTCGGCGGCTGGATCGATATGGTGATTTCCCGCATCACCGAGGCCTTCCTGGCAATGCCTTTTCTGATCATGGCCATCGCTCTTGCCGCCTTTCTTGGGCCGAGCCTGACCAATGCGATGATCGCCATCGGCCTTTCGGCGCTGCCAACCTTCATCCGGTTGAGTCGAGGTCAGGTTTTGGCCGTCAAGACGGAAGATTACGTGGAGGGCGCACGCTCCATTGGCCTTGGACATGTGGCAATCATGAGCCGTTACATCTTTCCCAATATCCTGGCGCCGGTTCTGGTGCAGGCAACACTGACGGTTGCCACTGCGATCATCGCCGAAGCCAGCCTGTCTTTTCTGGGTCTTGGACAGCAGCCGCCAGCGCCCAGCTGGGGCTCGATGCTGAATGTCGCCAAGAATTTCCTCAGTCAGGCACCGTGGATGGCCATTTGGCCGGGCGGTGCGATTTTTCTCGTCGTCATTGGGTTCAATCTCCTGGGGGACGGGCTGCGTGACGTTCTCGATCCGCGCTCGTCCTGACGCAAACAGCTAAGATACATCATCATTTCAATTCTGGGATATATGCTATGACTGACTTTACCACCCGGCCTGAAATTCTCGGCACCTTTGGCGTTGTTACCTCCACCCACTGGATTGCCTCTGCCGTCGGCATGGCCATACTGGAAAAGGGTGGCAATGCCTTCGATGCTGCCGTCGCCACCGGCTTCGTGCTGCAAGTTGTCGAGCCGCATCTGTGTGGTCCGGGCGGCGATATGCCAGCCGTGATCTACTCGAAAAACAAGGACAAGGTGGAGGTCATCTGCGCCCAAGGGCCTGCACCGGCGGGCGCCACCATCGAGCACTACACGGAGGAAGGGCTGGATCTCATTCCCGGCGATGGCCTGCTGGCAACCGTTATCCCCGGCGCCTTCGATGGCTGGATGCTGATGCTGCGCGATTACGGCACGATGAGCGTGCGCGACGTGCTGGAACCAGCCATTTATTATGCCGAAAAAGGCCATCCGGTTCTGGCCAGAGTTTCGGCCACCATCAAGGGACTTGGCAGTTTCTTCGAACAGCATTGGCCAACCTCGCACCAGACCTGGTTGCCGGGCGGCTTCGCCCCGGAGCCGAATAGCCTGTTTACCAATCCGGTTCTGGCCGAGACCTGGAAGCGGATCATTGTGGAAGCCGAGGCCAAATCCGGTCGCGAGGCGCAGATTGAAGCAGCGCGCGACGCCTTCTACCGTGGTTTCGTCGCTGAACAGATCGATCGCTATGTCCAGTCCACGGCAGTGATGGATGCGAGCGGTGCGTGTCACAAAGGCGTGCTGACGGCTGACGATATGGCGCAGTGGTCTGCGACCATAGAGGAGCCGCAAACCTTTGATTATCATGGCTGGACCGTGGCCAAGACCGGACCATGGGGGCAGGGGCCAGTGCTGTTGCAAGCCCTGTCCCTCCTGAAAGGCTTCGATATTGCGGCAATGGCTTCGGATGGCCCGGATTTCGTTCACACCGTCACCGAGGCCATGAAGCTGGCCTATGCCGACCGGGAGATTTATTATGGCGATCCGGCCTTCGCCACCGTGCCGATGCAGCATTTGCTGAGCGAGGCCTATGCCACTGAGCGTCGCGCATTGATCGGTGAGACGGCGTCTTTCGATCTGGTGCCGGGCCGGGTTGCCGGCTTTGAAGATCAATATGCCCGCACCATGGAGATGTTGGGTGCCACGTCGAAAACCGGGGCGGTGTTTGAGCCGACCATGGCGCATTTGAGCGAAAAGCGCGGTGATACCGTGCATATCGATGTGATCGACCGCGACGGCAATATGGTGTCCGTCACGCCATCCGGTGGCTGGCTGCAATCCTCGCCGATTGTGCCGGGACTGGGCTTCTGTCTCAATTCCCGGGCGCAGATGTTCTGGCTGAAACCCGGCCTTCCCACCTCGCTGCAACCAGGCAAGCGCCCGCGCACCACCCTGACTCCATCGATCGCGCTCTATGAGGGCCGTCCCACCCTGTCGTTTGGCACGCCGGGCGGCGACCAGCAGGATCAATGGCAGCTGTCGTTCTTCCTGCGCTATGTTCACCATGGCTTCAATCTTCAGGCTGCCATCGATCGGCCGCTGTTCCACACCTCGCATTTCCCTGGCTCGTTTTATCCTCGCACCCGTGAGCCGGGCAGCCTGATGGTGGAGAAGAATTTCCCCGAGGCGACGATTGCCGAACTGGCCAGACGCGGTCATGCCCTGACCGTCGCCGAACCATGGTCTATCGGCCGGT
This portion of the Allorhizobium ampelinum S4 genome encodes:
- a CDS encoding gamma-glutamyltransferase family protein → MTDFTTRPEILGTFGVVTSTHWIASAVGMAILEKGGNAFDAAVATGFVLQVVEPHLCGPGGDMPAVIYSKNKDKVEVICAQGPAPAGATIEHYTEEGLDLIPGDGLLATVIPGAFDGWMLMLRDYGTMSVRDVLEPAIYYAEKGHPVLARVSATIKGLGSFFEQHWPTSHQTWLPGGFAPEPNSLFTNPVLAETWKRIIVEAEAKSGREAQIEAARDAFYRGFVAEQIDRYVQSTAVMDASGACHKGVLTADDMAQWSATIEEPQTFDYHGWTVAKTGPWGQGPVLLQALSLLKGFDIAAMASDGPDFVHTVTEAMKLAYADREIYYGDPAFATVPMQHLLSEAYATERRALIGETASFDLVPGRVAGFEDQYARTMEMLGATSKTGAVFEPTMAHLSEKRGDTVHIDVIDRDGNMVSVTPSGGWLQSSPIVPGLGFCLNSRAQMFWLKPGLPTSLQPGKRPRTTLTPSIALYEGRPTLSFGTPGGDQQDQWQLSFFLRYVHHGFNLQAAIDRPLFHTSHFPGSFYPRTREPGSLMVEKNFPEATIAELARRGHALTVAEPWSIGRLTAARRDADGLLRAAATPRLMQAYAVGR
- a CDS encoding ABC transporter permease, whose amino-acid sequence is MTAMSEAATGPSPLSGRGWRKLKANKAALVGLGIILFFLVVALLAPLLPIADPLASSWSAIRKAPSLAHPFGTDDLGRDIMSRMIWGARASLAAGIFSVAIATILGVPLGILSGYFGGWIDMVISRITEAFLAMPFLIMAIALAAFLGPSLTNAMIAIGLSALPTFIRLSRGQVLAVKTEDYVEGARSIGLGHVAIMSRYIFPNILAPVLVQATLTVATAIIAEASLSFLGLGQQPPAPSWGSMLNVAKNFLSQAPWMAIWPGGAIFLVVIGFNLLGDGLRDVLDPRSS